ATTGTTTAATGACTTGTGAGTGTGAGATTTCTGGAAAATCTGTGAATTGATTTGGCTACTGATAATATATGTACAGTTCTGTAATGCAGGAAGATGAATACCACGAGTTGGCTAATTCAACCATCCATGACCTTCTTGAAAAGCTCGAGGTAGTGATTATAATTTTATCTTGTACGCACAACTACTTGATGCTATTCCCAATTGGATCAGCATATGAACTAGTAGCTCTTTATTGATGTTTGaagttaaaatatttagaaaggTTCTCAACTTCTCATGCCATGTGTTAAAACCAAAGAGGGGGTGAAATGACTTCGCAAAAACTTGAGAGTGTATCCTGGGAAGAATTGAGGTCAGACAAATAAatagataacaagtaataactAAAAAGGAATATAAATGAAATAGATAAAGAACAAGAGATTTGTCATAAGGTTTGATGATAAAACATTTATATCTTAATTCACCGAGGAGGAATTTGCTATAATTTATCGGTCTTGAGGACTCCAATCTAGCATCACATGCTAATTGTGTCTTCTTAGCCTTGAGGGTTTCATGTACAGCTACATGTATCAGAACCAGCTTTATATGTCAGTGGTTTATGCTAATTTCCACCTTGCGTTGGTATTGAAAGACCTTATAACACtaattgaaagaactcaaaagATGGATTTCCTAGTGTGTATAAATTCTAGATCTAATCTATTTTTTATCTACAAGAATGCATTAAACGTATAAGTCTTCACACTCTCAGAAACTGAATAAAATACGAGCTTTGGAAGTTCTCAGCCCCCGAAAATGCAGCGTAATTCAAACTGATCATTTTGTCATTTTTCGTTCATAACAGCTTGGGACTTCTATGGAACTTAAGGTTTCTAACagctataattttaaattttgaactaACATCCAGAACACAAACTTGGACGTTCAAGACATCTGAGTGTTAATCTCTTGGCAGTAAAAACTCCTTCAAATGTCTGAGTTGTAACCTGTCCATTGGTCTCAAAGTCCAGATTGACACTCATCCATAAATTGAATTTCCTGTACGCGGAGGAATCATGTTGTCCATTGTGCTTGGTTTCTCAGACAATCCGCATGTAGCGCTCGGCAACGCCCAGGACTTGAACTTTTCTGTTCTCAGGGACATATCGATCTCACAACAGGGGCTCGTCCGTGTGTCCAGCAGCTTGCGcataaaattttttgtttttggacTTTTTGTTAGAGCCTTGGTTGCTTGATTTGCGTTCTGCACACTTGGTAGAAACATTAgtatatttttgttattatcaaatcaaaaaataaattaattcaatataaatatacaaattaAATTAATCTCCACTTTAATTTAAGTTGTAGATTTGTACGTGTTCATGTCACTGCAAGATGAAATTGACTGGGTATGCTTTTGTTTGTATTAATCATCTCGATATAGGAGTATGGCGACTATGTAGAAATCAATGGCTACGACGTTGACTATGGGGTGAGATAGATTATCTTTAATTGTTTAGTTATCAACATGTTTTATATGTATGTCTAATTTTGAGAGAACTTGAAATTCATTTTGTAGAATGAGGTGTTAACCTTGAAGCTTGGGAGTTTGGGGACTTATATCATAAACAAGCAAACCCCAAACAGACAGATTTGGATGTCATCTCCAGTGAGGTATGTATTCCTCAAATTTCAATATTTGTTTGATCACTTAAAGCTGTAGGCTTCTTGGTCTGTCGGTTTTCGGTTTTAGTTCTGTTTTTGCTGGTTTATGCTATTataaaccaacaaaaacatGGATAGGCGCATAAACCAGCAAAAACATGGATAGGCTAGGCGTACGTGATATGAATCGTCTTACACATGAAAAACAAACACGAACTCTAGATGGAATCGCGccatcaattcaataacaaagaTGAGCCTTGTAGAAATTTCTCAATCTTCGaatcaaataattttgtgaTGTTTACCCCTAAACTAGATTGTTTAGTAATAAATAACATGAGTAACGATCGATCTCGAGAGATCATTCAAACAACACGTCTTTGACAATTCGCGTGAAGAAACAATTGACAAATGTCACaaagtattaaactttgataaatcTGATTTAAGAAACACACAAGGTGTAGCAAAGCCAAAGTTTTTTTTGAAGAGATAAAATCTCCAAAATATATTCAATAATATCATTAAAGTTATGTTCTATGTCTAATAATACAAGTTTATATGTAAAAAAAAGTAAACTAAACAAAGCAAATTTCGTAAACCCTAGTTTATGCATTGTTTCTGCGTCGCGacgcgcctaggcgctaggtgTCCGGCGTAGAGGTGCCATTGATGCTGTCTTGGGCTTCTTGTCCGCACTTCAGATGCTGAGGCACCGCTGGCTAGGCCTTGGGGCTTATTCATGCACTCAATTATGGCGCCTAGGCGTCGGTTCCGCTGTCATTTTGCACTTGGATTATGTTGCTCAAAACAATTACATGAAATGCTTACTTGGACTCCTTTAATCGTTTGAATATGCTTGATACCTCATTTTCAATCACCATCAAGCTTGTACACTCAAGACAACAAAGCTTCTTGAAATGTCTTCTGAAAGTTAGCGCATGATACCCGATCAAGTTCACATCATAACAACTCTTACCACCAAAAAAGGCAAGTGGAAGATAAGGATGTTGTATAAACAAAAGGAATATGTTCTTCCTTACGAGTAGGAATCAAAATTAACCAAGCTTCTTGAGATGCAGCTCGATAAAACCTGTATTTTTAACTCGTGACAAAACTATGCTTGAAGGTAATAACACCATGTTGACTCTTGGCGGAGTATATCTATTATGTTTCTTGATACCATATTGTTTATGATTACAAGGAAGATTTCTTTCAGCAGGATGCAGGTTTTGAAATTGCTAATATGGTTGTGAAGTATAGCTGCATGAATTGTTTAGCTGAAAAAAAGGCCGAATCTGCTCTCTGCTTTGAACCAGAGTAGCACGGTTGAGTCATGCCTAGCCATTAATGGGACAATTTAGAAACTAGAATGATGTATGTTGATAACCAAGTAAAATCACATATTATTGATGTAGCTGGCAGGACCAATccctttaatttatttaaactgTTTTGAAATGCGCATCAAGGGGTTTCGTGTTTAATATTTGGTTCTTCATTGCAGTGGCCCATCTAGATTCGACTGGGATCAACATTCTCGAGCATGGATTTATAGGCGAACTAGACAAGACTTAATCAAAGTGTTGGAAACAGAGTTGCTACAGCTATGCGGAGAACCAATTCGTATGTCTTAAGCTTCTTGAACCTTATTTTCTTTACTGGAGTCGTCTCTGCTACAAAAGTGTCAGCTGAAGTACTAGTGAAGTCCCCATGTCcatttctcttttttctttcaGTTGCTACTTTCAAATCATTGGAAGTTATGTCTTGTAGTTTGTCAATATATGATCATGCGAGCCTTTTCGAATATTTATTCACTGGTGTAGGTAGCACGGGCATGCGGGGGAATTCTCAGTACAGATCTTGCATCATGAAtggttataataaaaataagaagattatGTTTAAGATTTGGAAAACAAATCGAATCAAGCCGAATATGACAAAAATTTAAGGTTCGATTTAGTTCTATTCGAATTCGAGATTGATTCAAAGTtcgaaaatttttaaaaaattgttctGATTAAAGTTTGAGCTCAGCTCGAAAGCTTCGAAAGTATTTGTGAAATATTCGAACTATTGCTCAGAAATAAGTAATCGAAACGTtcacaatttatttatttaatttataattgtataataataataataaattattaaagttATTGAAGtatcgaacaaaataatttgaGCTCGAATTCGATAAGTTTGAATacgaatcaattttttttttttcagttgaGAAGTTCGCGAACTGATTTGATTCGTTTACACTCCTATTTTGAACATGTTTCGTCTTATTCAACAAGGAGATGAGATGAAGTTTCGAAAATGGAGCGACGCAAAGAGTTTAAAGACATTCAATTCTCAATGAGTGGCGTATACATCACCTAAACCATAGTCATTGTAATATTTCAACCATATAATTCGTAGAGATACAAAAACATTAGCTTAGTTTTCTAGGTATATTAATATATTGTGTGTACATAACAAATTACTAGTGTTTGATACTTACGCATTGCATGTGGAAAAAATTAACGATAAATCCGATGCGAAATGATTGAGtcggattttttttattttggttgAGAAATAGAAAGAAATGTGCTAATTTTATTTGGATGGGAAAATGAATAAGAAGGTAACTTTGGatggatgaatttcaaatgtattttaGTGATGTCGTGGATATATTATGAGCATCACTAGGACCTAGGCCAAGTTTTGGAATGAACTCGTGAACATAATGTATGAGGAAGTGGAGGACGGATGATCTGTAGGTCGAAATAAAGGGTTGGACTCGAACATATGGTGACTGGGTTCCAAGAGTTGATGTTATAGTAGGCGAAAATTTGTTTCCCAGCAAGGATTAAGAAAGCAACTAATAAAAACGATATCCGAGGAAGAGTGGGTTGAACAACCTATATGAGGAAATTGATAAATGAGTTCGGACAGTTGATTACTAAACTATaataatctcgaaattgatgtTACGACAGCAAAGATTCTGAACTTAGGTTCCGAGCTCAGAGAAGTAGTGAGCTCGGGTGCAAGCAGAAGAAAGTAGTGGTCGGGAAGACACTAGATTGAGACTAAGAGGGCGGGAACTAGGCCCAAATAGGCGATTTTGTCTTgaggatatatgatttatctgAATAATAGTGAAAAGATTGGACGGCTTTATAGGGGTCAACATATTCGCAATCATGAGTATGTCAGCAGGCACACAGATGAAACTGATCTTAAATTCTAGTGATGGGACTAATACCCTAGGCCATAGTGCAGAATATAACATTTAATGTGGTATTTAATGGAGCATTTAATACATGCATGGTTCGATGTCTAGTCATAGCCAACTTCTAAGTTATCCGACCGAGGTTATCATTATTTTCTGCCTATAAATACCCATGTTATTGTATTATTTTCATTCATTCAATATATATCACATTTTGTGTTTACTTTCATATTGAGAGTTTTCTTTTCGTAAGACTCGAATGCCGAAGTGTTCATTTCAGAAAACTATTATGACGTACCATTCACGGGTTTGTTGTTTGAGTGTGTAAGGAGATGAAGCCAAGACCCAGATTAAGGAGCTCGACCCTTGAGCTCCATTGTAGACAGAATCTCTTGAAACTCGGGAACCTCATCCCGTACATCATTCGCGAATAACTACCAGCTTGGGAAATCAGCACCAGATCTATGCATTTTTCCCGAGCATCATcatattcaaatatatttttgttattttagagAAGCAAGACTATGAACTTCGAATTCACTcgttgcatgtttatatagtgtTTCATGTTAATTATAATAGATTTTAAATTCATCCAATAATTGTGtcattttttaaattcattctATTTTATTGACTAATGCGTAAATAAGTCAAGTATGAATTTAAGATCTGATCTactattttattattaacaatATATAATTGAAATCCATGAATTTCAGATTCATATTCTAAAATCACTCTTAGgagatttaacttttaagttgGTTCTCCCTATCCCCTTTAGGGTTCACCGCTCATTCAGATCTTCCTGAATTGGATGGTGTGATCATCCGCTAGTATCAAACGCTATGGATCGACGTGGCCAAATTGGTGAAAAGGCTGAAGATTTCTAACTCCCATGTTTAAGGTGAAACTCTAACCCTAGATGTTGCAGATTTAAAAGTTGGAGAaaaacgtttagaaaattgtttGGTAGCCAAAATCTTGTCATCAAAGTTGGTTAATGGGGAGGCTATCAAGCAACAGATGCCAAGGATACTCCAGACCATCAAGCATGTTGAGATCAGGTCCTTGTGTgataacatattcatatttgaTTTTACTTTGACATCTGATCATCGAAGAGCGCTCTATGGTGGACCacagaattttttatttgatctgATCATATTTTTAGGAGCCTCATGGATTTCAGCACCCTCGTGACATGAACTTCGATAAAATCTCAATTTGGGCATAGTTATATAATCTGCCATTGATCTTTTTGCACCAAAATTTACTCCAGAAAGTGGATAATCTCATAGGGAAGGTGGAAGAGATTGATACTAATGAACATGGAATTGCTATGGAGCGCTTTGCGCGTATTCGGGTGTGTATTGATGTAATCAAACCGCTGAAGAAATTGATTTCTGTATCAGTCTGTGAGGCCGGGGACAATGTCATAGTAGTATTGACGTATGAACGACTCTCGAATTTCTGTTACAACTGCGGATGTTTCAGGAATTCGTTATGAGATTGTGCCACAAAACTTGCAAGTGTGGGAAAGCTAGCGTATGGTGGATGGCTCAGAGCGCCATCTCAAAAGGGAGGGGCTAAGGCACAAAGATTATCCTCGGGCAAACCCACAGCCAGGGAGATGAGACACTGAGTAAAAGATCGATGGACCAAATTGAAAATAGTGGGAGTAACTCTGCTTCGGCAGCCGAAAAACCTTCCCCGAGAATGAACACACTACAAGGCCGCGAGGAGCTGCAAAGTTTTGAAGGGATCCAAACTTCAGTGATTAGTCCTGATACTTCTCGTGCTAATAATGTAAAACCTAATATCTCTTTGGTCATTATGCCGATAGTGGAAAAAATGGATCAAATTTTGTTAGAGTCGATTGATAAGGTGGCAATGGTAGAACAACGTGTAACCTGTGAGATGGATAGCTTAATCACTCCTGAACCGACATCCTTACCTCTAGATAGTCATAAGAAGGAGTGGAAACGACGAGCTCGTGATAAGGGAACCCATCTTTAAAATCAGGAAAGTGTCGAAATTGGGAAAGGTGAGGAGAAAGTGGGTGTGAGAATCAGCCCTTTAAATAAGCGTACTTTTGAGTAGTCCTCTACCCGCAATGACATAATCAAAACAACGGTGGTCGCTAAGCAACCTCGCCGATCTCAATGAGTTGCATTACTTGGAATGCTCGGGGGCTTGGGAACCAATAAGCATCCCGTGAACTAAAGCGACTTGTCGCTGAAAAGAGCATGTCCCTCTTTTTTCTTTGTCAAACCCTCTTTTTTCTTTGTGAAACGAAAATGAGGGACTTCAAGTGTAGTTGGTAGAAGGAAGTTTTGGGTTTTTCTGGATTGTTTGTGGTTACCTGTGAGGGAAGAATTGGTGGTTTGATGATTATGTAGAAGGCACGGCTTCGTGTAACTAttcattctttttcttttaggCATATTGATAGTACAATTTTAGTGGGGAAAAGAAATGGTGTTTCACTGGATTCTATAGGAATCCGAGCTGTGCAATAGGTATCTCTCCTGGACTCTCTTTCGTCGCTTAAGTTGTTTGCAAGAGTTCCGAGAAGTGATGTGGGTTGTGGAGGGTGACTTTAATGAGATCTGCTTTGATAGGGAAAAGCTATGAGGTAACCCTCGGCCGCTTTCTCAAACTAGAGCGTTTCGAGAAGCTCTTGATGTATGGTCGCTACAAGATCTTCATGGATACAGTGAGTTCTTTACATGGATTAATCAGCATTCTTAAAATAATCTTATCTTCGAGAGACTATACCGGTATGTGTCTACTTTTGAATGGAGAATGTTATATGTGACTTTACGAGTGTAGTCACTAGATTTCTATCAATCGGATCACAGACCCATCATCATTGAGCTTGGTGAACCACAACAATTTCCCGTACGGGCTGGTACCATATTTCGATTTGAGCAACATTGGGCAACTTAAGCAAATTTCGCTGATGTGGTGCATAGGGGTTGGAATAAAAATAATCGGGCAACTTCATTACCAAATTGTCTCAAGGGCTGCGATGAAAATTTGAAGGCATGGGCCGGAACTCGTTTGGTAAAATCTCTCGGAAACTCTTGAATAAGCACAAACAATTGTCTCATATGAGAACTCACGGCCAGTGGCATAAATCAATAAGTcgaattgtaacgtcccgaaaatttgaagatccacgtgaaccacgtgcatgcaaatTATCAAACTTCTTATGTG
The sequence above is a segment of the Primulina tabacum isolate GXHZ01 chromosome 6, ASM2559414v2, whole genome shotgun sequence genome. Coding sequences within it:
- the LOC142549098 gene encoding frataxin, mitochondrial-like produces the protein MATRSTWKLIPLRRTLSRALKPLSAPSPCSISTQDSLISSQQHAMGSLLESPSPSFSKFSYSCIGCRHYSSGIEDSLGPAAVDYLSVMQEDEYHELANSTIHDLLEKLEEYGDYVEINGYDVDYGNEVLTLKLGSLGTYIINKQTPNRQIWMSSPVSGPSRFDWDQHSRAWIYRRTRQDLIKVLETELLQLCGEPIRMS